Proteins from a genomic interval of Micromonospora sp. NBC_00389:
- a CDS encoding NADH-quinone oxidoreductase subunit D: protein MTTSNYATERETTEGRVFTVTGGDWDTIVSGTDPINDERIVVNMGPQHPSTHGVLRLVLELEGETVREARSVIGYLHTGIEKNLEYRNWVQGTTFVTRMDYLAPLFNETAYSLAVEKLLGITDDITERATTIRVLMMELNRISSHLVWVATTAMELGAINMMLYGFREREYILDIFETITGLRMNHAYVRPGGVAQDVPDEAIHKIQQFLKLLPKRLKEYEDLLSGQPIWTQRTKNVAVLDVTGCLALGVTGPVLRSAGLAWDLRKTMPYCGYETYEFDVPTHSDGDVWGRYLVRLAEIRESMKLVEQALDRLKPGPVMVADRKIAWPAQLAIGVDGLGNSLEHVAKIMGQSMESLIHHFKLVTEGFRVPPGQVYVGIESPRGELGVHAVSDGGTRPYRVHYREPSFVNLQALPAMAEGGLIADVIAGGASLDPVMGGCDR, encoded by the coding sequence GTGACCACGTCGAACTACGCGACCGAACGCGAGACCACCGAGGGTCGGGTCTTCACCGTCACCGGTGGGGACTGGGACACGATCGTCTCGGGCACCGACCCGATCAACGACGAGCGCATCGTGGTCAACATGGGTCCGCAGCACCCGTCCACGCACGGTGTGCTGCGGCTGGTCCTGGAGCTGGAGGGCGAGACGGTCCGCGAGGCGCGGTCGGTCATCGGGTACCTGCACACCGGCATCGAGAAGAACCTCGAGTACCGCAACTGGGTGCAGGGCACGACGTTCGTGACCCGGATGGACTACCTGGCCCCGCTGTTCAACGAGACGGCCTACAGCCTCGCGGTGGAGAAGCTGCTCGGCATCACCGACGACATCACCGAGCGGGCCACCACGATCCGGGTCCTGATGATGGAGCTGAACCGGATCTCGTCGCACCTGGTCTGGGTGGCCACCACGGCCATGGAACTCGGCGCGATCAACATGATGTTGTACGGCTTCCGCGAGCGGGAGTACATCCTCGACATCTTCGAGACCATCACCGGCCTGCGGATGAACCACGCGTACGTCCGGCCGGGCGGCGTGGCGCAGGACGTGCCGGACGAGGCGATCCACAAGATCCAGCAGTTCCTCAAGCTGTTGCCGAAGCGGCTCAAGGAGTACGAGGACCTGCTCTCCGGCCAGCCGATCTGGACCCAGCGCACGAAGAACGTGGCAGTGCTGGACGTGACCGGCTGCCTCGCGCTCGGCGTCACCGGCCCGGTGCTGCGCTCCGCCGGCCTCGCCTGGGACCTGCGCAAGACCATGCCGTACTGCGGCTACGAGACGTACGAGTTCGACGTGCCGACCCACTCCGACGGTGACGTGTGGGGCCGCTACCTGGTCCGGCTCGCCGAGATCCGGGAGTCGATGAAGCTGGTCGAGCAGGCCCTCGACCGGCTCAAGCCGGGCCCGGTGATGGTGGCCGACCGCAAGATCGCCTGGCCGGCGCAGCTGGCCATCGGCGTCGACGGCCTGGGCAACTCGCTGGAGCACGTCGCGAAGATCATGGGTCAGTCGATGGAGTCGCTGATCCACCACTTCAAGCTGGTCACCGAGGGCTTCCGGGTCCCGCCCGGCCAGGTGTACGTCGGCATCGAGTCGCCCCGCGGCGAGTTGGGCGTACACGCGGTCTCCGACGGTGGCACCCGGCCGTACCGGGTGCACTACCGGGAGCCGAGCTTCGTCAACCTCCAGGCCCTCCCGGCGATGGCCGAGGGCGGCCTGATCGCCGACGTGATCGCCGGCGGCGCCTCGTTGGACCCCGTGATGGGTGGGTGTGACCGATGA
- a CDS encoding geranylgeranyl reductase family protein — protein MTAVEHDADVIVVGAGPGGSATAYHLARHGVRVLLLEKTEFPREKVCGDGLTPRAVRQLIRMGVDTSPEAGWLHNRGLRVIGGGVRLELDWPDLASFPNYGLVRTRLDFDDLLAQRAVAAGAKLQTSVNVLGPVLDGDGRVTGVEAEVGPDKEPATFHAPLVVAADGVSGRFPLALGLAKREDRPIGVAVRRYYRSPAKHDDNYLESWLELRSKDSGDNLLPGYGWIFGLGDGRVNVGLGVLNSSSAFGKTNYRRLLTDWLANTPADWGMTDETNADGPILGAALPMGFNRVPHYTRGVMLVGDSGGMVNPFNGEGIAYAMESGELAAEVAVQALARPAGAERERALMAYPNELKARLGGYYRLGGIFVKLIGRPEIMRIATKHGMPHPTLMRFVLKLLANLTDPRGGDAMDRVINAMTKAAPAV, from the coding sequence ATGACCGCGGTGGAGCACGATGCCGACGTCATCGTCGTAGGCGCCGGTCCCGGTGGATCGGCAACGGCGTACCACCTGGCCCGGCACGGCGTACGGGTGCTGCTGCTGGAGAAGACCGAGTTCCCCCGGGAGAAGGTCTGCGGCGACGGGCTGACCCCGCGCGCCGTGCGCCAGCTCATCCGGATGGGCGTGGACACCTCGCCCGAGGCCGGCTGGCTGCACAACCGGGGCCTGCGGGTGATCGGCGGCGGGGTACGCCTCGAGCTGGACTGGCCGGACCTGGCCAGCTTCCCCAACTACGGTCTGGTGCGCACCAGGCTGGACTTCGACGACCTGCTCGCCCAACGGGCGGTGGCCGCCGGCGCCAAGCTGCAGACCAGCGTCAACGTGCTGGGCCCGGTGCTCGACGGCGACGGCCGGGTGACCGGCGTCGAGGCGGAGGTGGGCCCGGACAAGGAGCCAGCCACCTTCCACGCCCCGCTGGTCGTGGCGGCTGACGGGGTCTCCGGCCGGTTCCCGCTCGCTCTCGGCCTGGCCAAGCGGGAGGACCGGCCGATCGGCGTGGCCGTCCGCCGCTACTACCGCTCGCCGGCCAAGCACGACGACAACTACCTGGAGTCCTGGCTGGAGTTGCGCAGCAAGGACAGCGGCGACAACCTGCTGCCCGGGTACGGCTGGATCTTCGGGCTCGGTGACGGGCGGGTCAACGTCGGCCTCGGCGTGCTCAACTCGTCCTCCGCGTTCGGCAAGACCAACTACCGGCGGCTGCTCACCGACTGGCTGGCGAACACGCCCGCCGACTGGGGGATGACCGACGAGACCAACGCCGACGGCCCGATCCTCGGCGCGGCTCTGCCGATGGGCTTCAACCGGGTGCCGCACTACACCCGTGGCGTGATGCTGGTCGGCGACTCCGGCGGCATGGTCAACCCGTTCAACGGGGAGGGCATCGCCTACGCCATGGAGTCCGGCGAGCTGGCCGCGGAGGTGGCGGTGCAGGCCCTCGCGCGGCCGGCCGGCGCGGAGCGGGAGCGGGCGCTGATGGCGTACCCGAACGAGCTGAAGGCCCGGCTCGGCGGCTACTACCGGCTGGGCGGCATCTTCGTGAAGCTGATCGGCCGTCCGGAGATCATGCGGATCGCCACCAAGCACGGAATGCCGCACCCGACGTTGATGCGCTTCGTGCTCAAGCTGTTGGCCAATTTGACCGACCCCCGTGGCGGGGACGCGATGGACCGGGTCATCAACGCGATGACGAAGGCAGCGCCAGCCGTCTAG
- a CDS encoding demethylmenaquinone methyltransferase: MSRTPQGQRASLDKQPHEVAAMFDGVAERYDLTNTVLSFGQDRSWRRSTRAALGLRPGERVLDVGAGTGVSTQELAQSGAYAVGADLSLGMLYAGKRVRPEVPLLAGDALRLPFADASFDAVTISFALRNVNDTDAALRELARVTRPGGRLVVCEFSTPVNPAFRTVYLSYLMRSLPAVARAVSSNPEAYVYLAESIRAWPDQAALAGRLAAAGWGRVAWRNLTGGVVALHRGIRD, encoded by the coding sequence GTGAGCCGTACCCCGCAGGGCCAGCGCGCCAGCCTGGACAAGCAGCCGCACGAGGTCGCCGCGATGTTCGACGGCGTGGCGGAGCGCTACGACCTGACCAACACCGTGCTCTCCTTCGGCCAGGACCGCTCCTGGCGTCGGTCCACCCGCGCGGCGCTCGGCCTGCGGCCGGGCGAGCGGGTGCTGGACGTCGGTGCGGGCACCGGTGTCTCGACGCAGGAGCTGGCCCAGTCCGGGGCGTACGCGGTCGGCGCCGACCTGTCGCTGGGCATGCTGTACGCCGGCAAACGGGTCCGGCCCGAGGTGCCGCTGCTGGCCGGAGACGCGCTGCGACTGCCGTTCGCCGACGCCAGCTTCGACGCGGTGACCATCTCCTTCGCGCTGCGCAACGTCAACGACACGGACGCGGCCCTGCGCGAGCTGGCCCGGGTGACCCGGCCCGGTGGCCGGCTGGTGGTCTGCGAGTTCAGCACCCCGGTCAACCCGGCCTTCCGGACGGTCTACCTGTCGTACCTGATGCGGTCGCTGCCGGCGGTGGCCCGTGCGGTGTCCAGCAACCCCGAGGCGTACGTCTACCTGGCCGAGTCGATCCGGGCGTGGCCGGACCAGGCCGCGCTGGCCGGGCGTCTCGCTGCGGCAGGTTGGGGTCGGGTGGCGTGGCGCAACCTGACCGGCGGCGTGGTCGCCCTGCACCGGGGGATCCGCGACTAA
- a CDS encoding NADH-quinone oxidoreductase subunit G produces MTDVAKQTDTVTLTIDGVEVTAPKGTLLIRVAEQMGTEIPRFCDHPLLAPAGACRQCLVEVEGQRKPVASCTQTVADGMVVRTQITSPVAKKAQEGVMELLLLNHPLDCPMCDKGGECPLQNQAMSTGRTDSRFHEHKREYEKPMAISSQVLLDRERCVLCQRCTRFSEEIAGDKFIDLMGRSSAEEINIYRDDAYGEQGDAGDVPFNSYFSGNTVQICPVGALTGSQYRFRARPFDLVSSPSVCEHCSAGCEQRTDWRRGKVLRRLAGDEPAVNEEWNCDKGRWGFQYARATDRLTTPLVRDKRTGELREASWSEALTVAAEGLHAAREGGQGTAVLTGGRLTVEDAYAYAKFARVALNTNDIDFRARPVSREEADFLASSVAGVTDVTYTDVENAPAVVLVGLEPEEECPILFLRLRKAYLKKTLTVYALAPFATRGLEKLGAKLARVVPGEEASVLAEHATVAEALSAPGAILIVGERLASVPGGLSAAANVARRTGAKLAWVPRRAGDRGAVDAGCLPNLLPGGRLVTEPAARAELGEAWDIPAGVIPSQAGRDTDQILSAAANGQLGALVVGGVDPADLADPRLAEAALDAVPFLVSLELRGSAVTRRADVVLPVAPVVEKAGSFLDWEGRLRPFEAVLQTAAMTDGRVLDALAALLDVRLGTADVPSVRRELGSLPATRTQRPAAPSVAPGTVPHPGTGEAVLATWHQLVDLGTLIDGDEDLAGTARPPVVRLGKGTAEALGVTDGDPVTVGTDRGALTLPAELTEMPDGVVWLPTNSPGSTVRRSLGATSGAVVRISVPAPSVAVPAGRVAADEAGLPGPLLNAGGNQ; encoded by the coding sequence ATGACGGACGTAGCCAAGCAGACCGACACGGTCACCCTCACCATCGACGGCGTCGAGGTCACCGCCCCCAAGGGGACGCTGCTGATCCGGGTCGCCGAGCAGATGGGCACCGAGATCCCCCGGTTCTGCGACCACCCGCTGCTGGCACCGGCCGGCGCGTGCCGGCAGTGCCTGGTCGAGGTGGAGGGGCAGCGCAAGCCGGTCGCCTCCTGCACCCAGACCGTCGCCGACGGCATGGTGGTCCGTACCCAGATCACCTCCCCGGTGGCCAAGAAGGCGCAGGAGGGGGTGATGGAGCTGCTGCTGCTCAACCACCCGCTGGACTGCCCGATGTGTGACAAGGGCGGCGAGTGCCCCCTGCAGAACCAGGCGATGTCCACCGGCCGCACCGACTCCCGCTTCCACGAGCACAAGCGGGAGTACGAGAAGCCGATGGCGATCAGCAGCCAGGTGCTGCTGGACCGCGAGCGGTGCGTGCTCTGTCAGCGCTGCACCCGGTTCTCCGAGGAGATCGCCGGCGACAAGTTCATCGACCTGATGGGCCGGTCGTCCGCCGAGGAAATCAACATCTACCGGGACGACGCGTACGGCGAGCAGGGCGACGCGGGTGACGTGCCGTTCAACTCCTACTTCTCCGGTAACACCGTGCAGATCTGCCCGGTCGGCGCGCTCACCGGTTCCCAGTACCGGTTCCGGGCCCGCCCGTTCGACCTGGTCTCCAGCCCGAGCGTCTGCGAGCACTGCTCGGCCGGCTGCGAGCAGCGCACCGACTGGCGGCGCGGCAAGGTGCTGCGCCGGCTGGCCGGCGACGAGCCGGCGGTGAACGAGGAGTGGAACTGCGACAAGGGCCGGTGGGGCTTCCAGTACGCCCGCGCCACCGACCGGCTGACCACCCCGCTGGTCCGCGACAAGCGCACCGGTGAGCTGCGGGAGGCGTCCTGGAGTGAGGCGCTCACCGTGGCCGCCGAGGGGCTGCACGCAGCCCGGGAAGGCGGACAGGGCACCGCGGTGCTCACCGGCGGTCGACTGACCGTCGAGGACGCCTACGCGTACGCGAAGTTCGCCCGCGTCGCGCTGAACACCAACGACATCGACTTCCGGGCCCGGCCGGTCTCCCGCGAGGAGGCCGACTTCCTGGCCAGCTCGGTCGCCGGGGTCACCGACGTCACCTACACCGACGTGGAGAACGCGCCGGCCGTGGTGCTGGTCGGCCTGGAGCCGGAGGAGGAGTGCCCGATCCTCTTCCTGCGGCTGCGCAAGGCGTACCTGAAGAAGACGCTGACGGTGTACGCGCTCGCACCGTTCGCCACCCGTGGCCTGGAGAAGCTCGGTGCCAAGCTGGCCCGGGTGGTGCCGGGCGAGGAGGCCAGCGTGCTCGCCGAGCACGCCACGGTCGCCGAGGCGCTGAGCGCGCCGGGCGCGATCCTGATCGTCGGCGAGCGGCTGGCCAGTGTGCCGGGCGGGCTCTCCGCAGCGGCCAACGTGGCCCGGCGTACCGGCGCGAAGCTGGCCTGGGTGCCGCGGCGCGCGGGTGACCGCGGCGCGGTCGACGCCGGCTGCCTGCCCAACCTGCTCCCCGGTGGCCGGCTGGTCACCGAGCCGGCGGCCCGGGCCGAGTTGGGCGAGGCGTGGGACATCCCGGCCGGGGTGATCCCGAGCCAGGCCGGTCGGGACACCGATCAGATCCTGTCGGCCGCCGCCAACGGGCAGCTCGGCGCGCTGGTGGTGGGCGGTGTGGACCCGGCCGACCTGGCCGACCCGCGGCTGGCCGAGGCCGCCCTGGACGCGGTGCCGTTCCTGGTCAGCCTGGAGCTGCGCGGCAGCGCGGTGACCCGGCGGGCGGACGTGGTGCTGCCGGTCGCCCCGGTGGTCGAGAAGGCCGGCAGCTTCCTGGACTGGGAGGGCCGGCTGCGTCCGTTCGAGGCGGTGCTGCAGACCGCCGCGATGACCGACGGCCGGGTGCTCGACGCGCTGGCCGCGCTGCTCGACGTGCGACTGGGCACCGCCGACGTGCCGAGCGTGCGACGCGAGCTCGGCTCGCTGCCGGCGACGCGCACCCAGCGGCCGGCCGCGCCGTCGGTGGCGCCGGGCACCGTGCCGCACCCGGGCACCGGGGAGGCCGTGTTGGCCACCTGGCACCAACTGGTCGACCTGGGCACCCTGATCGACGGCGACGAGGACCTCGCCGGCACCGCACGCCCGCCGGTGGTCCGGCTGGGCAAGGGCACCGCCGAGGCGCTCGGCGTCACCGACGGCGACCCGGTCACGGTGGGCACCGACCGGGGGGCGCTGACCCTGCCGGCGGAGCTCACCGAGATGCCGGACGGCGTGGTCTGGCTGCCGACCAACTCACCGGGCTCGACCGTGCGACGCAGCCTCGGGGCGACGTCCGGCGCGGTCGTCCGGATCTCCGTTCCCGCACCGAGCGTGGCCGTCCCGGCCGGGCGCGTGGCGGCGGACGAAGCCGGTCTCCCCGGTCCGCTCCTCAACGCTGGGGGTAACCAGTGA
- the nuoF gene encoding NADH-quinone oxidoreductase subunit NuoF: MTTPRPETLAKLTPVLTKRWLSPDAWRIGTYEQLDGYAALRKALKAHPDDLIQLIKDSGLRGRGGAGFPTGLKWGFIPQGDGKPHYLVVNADEGEPGTCKDLPLMTHDPHALVEGVIIASYAIRASRAYIYIRGEAVHAARRLRNAVQEAYDKGYLGRNILRSGYDLELVVHSGAGAYICGEETALLDSLEGFRGQPRLRPPFPATHGLYASPTVVNNVGTIASVPPIVLGGADWWKTMGTEKSSGPMIYSLSGRIANPGQYECSMGVTLRELLELAGGMQPGHNLRFWTPGGSSTPLLAAEHLDVPLDFEGVAAAGSILGTTATQIFSDQDCPVYATYRWLEFYHHESCGKCTPCREGNYWMVRVYRRILAGQGTHEDLDTLLDTCDNILGRSFCGLGDGATSSVTSSLKYFKQDYLDYIEGRTAPKLSDKQLVGAH, from the coding sequence GTGACCACTCCCCGCCCGGAGACGCTGGCCAAGCTGACGCCGGTGCTGACCAAGCGCTGGCTGTCCCCGGACGCCTGGCGGATCGGCACCTACGAGCAGTTGGACGGCTACGCCGCCCTGCGCAAGGCGCTCAAGGCCCACCCGGACGACCTGATCCAGCTGATCAAGGACTCCGGGCTGCGCGGCCGAGGCGGCGCCGGCTTCCCCACCGGTCTCAAGTGGGGCTTCATCCCGCAGGGCGACGGCAAGCCGCACTACCTCGTGGTCAACGCCGACGAGGGCGAGCCGGGCACCTGCAAGGACCTGCCGCTGATGACGCACGACCCGCACGCGCTGGTCGAGGGCGTCATCATCGCGTCGTACGCGATCCGGGCCAGCCGCGCCTACATCTACATCCGGGGCGAGGCGGTGCACGCCGCGCGCCGGCTGCGCAACGCGGTCCAGGAGGCGTACGACAAGGGCTACCTCGGTCGGAACATCCTGCGCAGCGGCTACGACCTCGAGCTGGTGGTGCACTCCGGCGCCGGGGCGTACATCTGCGGCGAGGAGACGGCGCTGCTGGACTCGCTGGAGGGGTTCCGGGGCCAGCCCCGGCTGCGGCCGCCGTTCCCGGCCACCCACGGCCTGTACGCCAGCCCGACGGTGGTGAACAACGTCGGCACCATCGCCAGCGTGCCGCCGATCGTGCTCGGCGGAGCCGACTGGTGGAAGACCATGGGCACCGAGAAGTCCTCCGGGCCGATGATCTACTCGCTCTCCGGGCGGATCGCCAACCCCGGCCAGTACGAGTGCTCGATGGGCGTCACGCTGCGTGAGCTGCTGGAACTGGCCGGTGGGATGCAGCCTGGCCACAACCTGAGGTTCTGGACCCCGGGCGGCTCGTCCACCCCGCTGCTCGCCGCCGAGCACCTGGACGTGCCACTGGACTTCGAGGGGGTGGCGGCGGCCGGCTCGATCCTCGGCACCACGGCCACCCAGATCTTCTCCGACCAGGACTGCCCGGTCTACGCGACGTACCGATGGCTGGAGTTCTACCACCACGAGTCGTGCGGCAAGTGCACCCCGTGCCGTGAGGGCAACTACTGGATGGTCCGGGTCTACCGGCGGATCCTCGCCGGTCAGGGCACCCACGAGGACCTGGACACCCTCCTGGACACCTGCGACAACATCCTCGGCCGCTCGTTCTGCGGTCTCGGCGACGGCGCGACCAGCTCGGTGACCTCGTCGCTGAAGTACTTCAAGCAGGACTACCTCGACTACATCGAGGGACGGACCGCGCCGAAGCTCTCCGACAAGCAGCTGGTTGGAGCTCACTGA
- a CDS encoding NADH-quinone oxidoreductase subunit C, producing the protein MTAPNEKNNDGGVPVPVTPAGASSTAPAEYPPASPAGRGMFGNQGTGDVSGYGGLVRQRQPIEEATRPYGGYFDEVRDALEEAYPAFGDAIEKVVVDRGELTLHVRPERIAEVCQVMRDDLALRFELCSSVSGVDYLGADERRLHVVYLLTSMTYRRRVRLEAAVSVESPHLPSVTAVYPTADWQEREAYDMFGIVFDGHPNLTRILMPDDWEGHPQRKDYPLGGVAVEYKGAEIPPPDRRRSYQ; encoded by the coding sequence GTGACCGCACCGAACGAGAAGAACAACGACGGCGGGGTGCCGGTGCCGGTCACGCCGGCCGGCGCCAGCAGCACCGCCCCGGCCGAGTACCCGCCGGCCAGCCCGGCCGGCCGGGGGATGTTCGGCAACCAGGGCACCGGGGACGTGTCCGGCTACGGCGGCCTGGTGCGCCAGCGCCAGCCGATCGAGGAGGCCACCCGCCCGTACGGCGGCTACTTCGACGAGGTCCGCGACGCGCTGGAGGAGGCGTACCCGGCCTTCGGCGACGCGATCGAGAAGGTCGTGGTCGACCGGGGCGAGCTGACCCTGCACGTCCGCCCGGAGCGCATCGCCGAGGTCTGCCAGGTGATGCGGGACGACCTGGCGCTGCGCTTCGAGCTGTGCTCGTCGGTGTCCGGCGTGGACTATCTCGGTGCGGACGAGCGCCGGCTGCACGTGGTCTACCTGCTCACCTCGATGACCTACCGGCGTCGGGTCCGGCTGGAGGCCGCGGTCTCCGTCGAGAGCCCGCACCTGCCCAGCGTGACCGCCGTCTACCCGACTGCTGACTGGCAGGAGCGGGAGGCGTACGACATGTTCGGCATCGTCTTCGACGGCCACCCCAACCTGACCCGGATCCTCATGCCGGACGACTGGGAGGGCCACCCGCAGCGCAAGGACTACCCGCTCGGTGGCGTGGCGGTCGAGTACAAGGGCGCCGAGATCCCGCCACCGGACCGGAGGAGGTCCTACCAGTGA
- a CDS encoding NADH-quinone oxidoreductase subunit A: MSLSPYAPIIGLFALAAAFSLFSVGAARFAGPHRYNRAKLEAYECGIEPSPQPVGGGRFPIKFYLTAMLFIVFDIEIIFLYPWAVSFDALPIFGFVEMVLFIVAVFVAYAYVWRRGGLDWD, from the coding sequence ATGTCGCTCTCGCCTTACGCACCGATCATCGGGCTGTTCGCCCTCGCCGCGGCGTTCTCGCTGTTCTCCGTTGGCGCCGCCCGCTTCGCAGGTCCCCATCGATACAACAGAGCCAAACTCGAGGCTTACGAGTGCGGCATCGAGCCCAGCCCCCAGCCGGTCGGCGGTGGGCGGTTCCCGATCAAGTTCTACCTGACGGCGATGCTCTTCATCGTCTTCGACATCGAGATCATCTTCCTCTACCCCTGGGCGGTCTCGTTCGACGCTCTGCCGATCTTCGGCTTCGTGGAGATGGTCCTGTTCATCGTCGCGGTCTTCGTCGCGTACGCCTACGTGTGGCGGCGCGGCGGCCTGGACTGGGACTGA
- a CDS encoding NuoB/complex I 20 kDa subunit family protein: MGIEEKLPAGVLLTSVEKLVNWSRKTSFWGATFGLACCAIEMMAAGGPHYDMGRWGMEVFRASPRQADLMIVAGRVSQKMAPVLRQIYDQMAEPRWVLSMGVCASSGGMFNNYAIVQGVDHVVPVDMYLPGCPPRPEMLIDAILKLREKIMYEPLGPNGRKMLEARQERGDVPVVPYGSMPSSYRSDKARRAEWTQAVREGREEQLRIENWMNAQNHLHAHRGPK, translated from the coding sequence ATGGGCATCGAGGAGAAGCTCCCCGCAGGCGTCCTGCTCACCTCGGTGGAGAAGCTGGTCAACTGGTCGCGGAAGACGTCCTTCTGGGGCGCCACCTTCGGCCTGGCCTGCTGCGCCATCGAGATGATGGCCGCCGGTGGTCCGCACTACGACATGGGCCGTTGGGGCATGGAGGTCTTCCGGGCCTCGCCCCGGCAGGCCGACCTGATGATCGTGGCTGGCCGCGTGAGTCAGAAGATGGCCCCGGTGTTGCGCCAGATCTACGACCAGATGGCCGAGCCCCGCTGGGTGCTCTCGATGGGCGTCTGCGCCAGCAGCGGCGGCATGTTCAACAACTACGCGATCGTGCAGGGCGTCGACCACGTGGTGCCGGTCGACATGTACCTGCCCGGCTGCCCGCCCCGGCCGGAGATGCTCATCGACGCGATCCTCAAGCTCCGCGAGAAGATCATGTATGAGCCGCTGGGCCCGAACGGCCGCAAGATGCTCGAGGCCCGTCAGGAGCGTGGTGACGTCCCCGTCGTGCCCTACGGCTCGATGCCGTCCTCGTACCGCAGCGACAAGGCCCGGCGTGCCGAGTGGACCCAGGCGGTCCGCGAGGGGCGCGAGGAGCAGCTGCGGATCGAGAACTGGATGAACGCCCAGAACCATCTCCACGCGCACAGGGGCCCGAAGTGA
- the nuoE gene encoding NADH-quinone oxidoreductase subunit NuoE, which produces MTFTETTRERAREIIARYPADRSRSALLPLLHLVQAEEGYVSPSGVAFCAEVLGLNKAQVGAVATFYTMYKRKPTGDFLVSVCTNTMCNVLGGQEVYDTLAEHLGVGHDETTADGKITLEHAECLAACDYGPVMTVNYDFFDGVDSSTAVGVVDELRAGGRPMPTRGARLCTLKEMAVQLAGFADERDGAVADGGPGEPTLRGLRLAQQHGVSVPGFDPNTPIRSKAEADKAAAKAKAAEASAKPAEAPAKPVTPVKGGDGASAPTGTPGTGQPVPAAAATGSTAPDVKAPDDKSPQVRTAETRQPDAATAVPDAPGTKVPAETSPPGPRDAQEAQAAGVAANEPAGDGKPAGDSTGAQERNLNEASASAGGANSAASETGAQK; this is translated from the coding sequence ATGACTTTCACTGAGACGACCCGGGAGCGGGCGCGCGAGATCATCGCGCGCTACCCGGCGGACCGGTCCCGTTCGGCGCTGCTGCCGCTGCTGCACCTGGTCCAGGCGGAGGAGGGGTACGTCTCCCCGTCCGGCGTCGCGTTCTGCGCCGAGGTGCTCGGCCTGAACAAGGCGCAGGTCGGCGCGGTTGCCACCTTCTACACCATGTACAAGCGCAAGCCGACCGGCGACTTCCTGGTCAGCGTCTGCACCAACACCATGTGCAACGTGCTCGGCGGTCAGGAGGTCTACGACACCCTCGCCGAGCACCTCGGCGTCGGGCACGACGAGACCACCGCCGACGGGAAGATCACCCTGGAGCACGCCGAGTGCCTGGCGGCCTGCGACTACGGCCCGGTGATGACCGTCAACTACGACTTCTTCGACGGCGTGGACTCGTCCACCGCGGTCGGCGTGGTCGACGAGCTGCGCGCCGGCGGGCGGCCGATGCCGACCCGGGGCGCTCGGCTCTGCACGCTCAAGGAGATGGCGGTGCAGCTCGCCGGTTTCGCCGACGAGCGGGACGGCGCGGTCGCCGACGGCGGGCCGGGCGAGCCCACCCTGCGCGGGCTGCGGCTGGCGCAGCAGCACGGCGTCTCGGTGCCGGGCTTCGACCCGAACACCCCGATCCGCAGCAAGGCGGAGGCGGACAAGGCGGCGGCGAAGGCGAAGGCCGCCGAGGCCAGCGCGAAGCCGGCCGAGGCGCCCGCCAAGCCGGTCACCCCGGTGAAGGGTGGCGACGGCGCGTCCGCTCCGACGGGTACGCCCGGCACCGGCCAGCCGGTTCCCGCCGCTGCGGCGACCGGCAGCACCGCGCCGGACGTGAAGGCGCCGGACGACAAGTCGCCGCAGGTGCGTACCGCCGAGACCCGGCAGCCGGACGCGGCGACCGCCGTGCCGGACGCGCCCGGCACCAAGGTTCCGGCGGAGACCTCGCCGCCGGGCCCGCGTGACGCGCAGGAGGCGCAGGCCGCCGGCGTGGCGGCCAACGAGCCGGCCGGCGACGGCAAGCCCGCCGGTGACTCCACCGGCGCGCAGGAGCGAAACCTCAACGAAGCGTCGGCGAGCGCCGGTGGCGCGAACTCCGCCGCGAGCGAAACGGGGGCACAGAAGTGA